From a region of the Pan paniscus chromosome 19, NHGRI_mPanPan1-v2.0_pri, whole genome shotgun sequence genome:
- the SLC2A4 gene encoding solute carrier family 2, facilitated glucose transporter member 4 — MPSGFQQIGSEDGEPPQQRVTGTLVLAVFSAVLGSLQFGYNIGVINAPQKVIEQSYNETWLGRQGPEGPSSIPPGTLTTLWALSVAIFSVGGMISSFLIGIISQWLGRKRAMLVNNVLAVLGGSLMGLANAAASYEMLILGRFLIGAYSGLTSGLVPMYVGEIAPTHLRGALGTLNQLAIVIGILIAQVLGLESLLGTASLWPLLLGLTVLPALLQLVLLPFCPESPRYLYIIRNLEGPARKSLKHLTGWADVSGVLAELKDEKRKLERERPLSLLQLLGSRTHRQPLIIAVVLQLSQQLSGINAVFYYSTSIFETAGVGQPAYATIGAGVVNTVFTLVSVLLVERAGRRTLHLLGLAGMCGCAILMTVALLLLERVPAMSYVSIVAIFGFVAFFEIGPGPIPWFIVAELFSQGPRPAAMAVAGFSNWTSNFIIGMGFQYVAEAMGPYVFLLFAVLLLGFFIFTFLRVPETRGRTFDQISAAFHRTPSLLEQEVKPSTELEYLGPDEND, encoded by the exons ATGCCGTCGGGCTTCCAACAGATAGGCTCCGAA GATGGGGAACCCCCTCAGCAGCGAGTGACTGGGACCCTGGTCCTTGCTGTGTTCTCTGCGGTGCTTGGCTCCCTGCAGTTTGGGTACAACATTGGGGTCATCAATGCCCCTCAGAAG GTGATTGAACAGAGCTACAATGAgacgtggctggggaggcagggGCCTGAGGGACCCAGCTCCATCCCTCCAGGCACACTCACCACCCTCTGGGCCCTCTCCGTGGCCATCTTTTCCGTGGGCGGCATGATTTCCTCCTTCCTCATTGGTATCATCTCTCAGTGGCTTGGAAG GAAAAGGGCCATGCTGGTCAACAATGTCCTGGCGGTGCTGGGGGGCAGCCTCATGGGCCTGGCCAACGCTGCTGCCTCCTATGAAATGCTCATCCTTGGACGATTCCTCATTGGCGCCTACTCAG GGCTGACATCAGGGCTGGTGCCCATGTACGTGGGGGAGATTGCTCCCACTCACCTGCGGGGCGCCCTGGGGACGCTCAACCAACTGGCCATCGTTATCGGCATTCTGATCGCCCAG GTGCTGGGCTTGGAGTCCCTCCTGGGCACTGCCAGCCTGTGGCCACTGCTCCTGGGCCTCACAGTGCTACCTGCCCTCCTGCAGCTGGTCCTGCTGCCCTTCTGTCCCGAGAGCCCCCGCTACCTCTACATCATCCGGAATCTCGAGGGGCCTGCCAGGAAGA GTCTGAAGCACCTGACAGGCTGGGCCGATGTTTCTGGAGTGCTGGCTGAGCTGAAGGATGAGAAGCGGAAGCTGGAGCGTGAGCGGCCACTGTCCCTGCTCCAGCTCCTGGGCAGCCGTACCCACCGGCAGCCCCTGATCATTGCGGTCGTGCTGCAGCTGAGCCAGCAGCTCTCTGGCATCAATGCT GTTTTCTATTATTCGACCAGCATCTTCGAGACAGCAGGAGTAGGCCAGCCTGCCTATGCCACCATAGGAGCTGGTGTGGTCAACACAGTCTTCACCTTGGTCTCG GTGTTGTTGGTGGAGCGGGCGGGGCGCCGGACgctccatctcctgggcctgGCGGGCATGTGTGGCTGTGCCATCCTGATGACTGTGGCTCTGCTCCTGCTG GAGCGAGTTCCAGCCATGAGCTACGTCTCCATTGTGGCCATCTTTGGCTTCGTGGCATTTTTTGAGATTGGCCCTGGCCCCATTCCTTGGTTCATCGTGGCCGAGCTCTTCAGCCAGGGACCCCGCCCAGCAGCCATGGCTGTGGCTGGCTTCTCCAACTGGACAAGCAACTTCATCATTGGCATGGGTTTCCAGTATGTTGCG GAGGCTATGGGGCCCTACGTCTTCCTTCTATTTGCGGTCCTCCTGCTGGGCTTCTTCATCTTCACCTTCTTAAGAGTACCTGAAACTCGAGGCCGGACGTTTGACCAGATCTCAGCTGCCTTCCACCGGACACCCTCTCTTTTAGAGCAGGAGGTGAAACCCAGCACAGAACTTGAGTATTTAGGGCCAGACGAGAACGACTGA